A window of Chryseobacterium sp. IHB B 17019 genomic DNA:
ATTTTTGCGAGCCTATTAACCACCATTCCATTCGATTTTTCATTACATCTGATAACAAATTTTGAAAGCTTATCAGAATAAATCTTGCCGCTGGTAGTAAAATAATGCTTGAGAAAATCTTTCTCTTCTGTAAACGGCACTGATATCCCTTTACTATTTCGATAGTTGATTCCTGAGGACGCGTTGACCAACAACATACCGTTAATATTGCCATCAAACAAAGTGCCCTGATAAGGTTTGACCCCATGTTGTATAAGGAACGAAAACCAGGTCTGTATTGTTATATTGGCGGGTATGGAGCCATTAATTTCGTAAAATTTTTTCCTTATCTCTTTCTCGTTCGCTTCTGTATATGTGGTGATTACGACAGTTTCATACAAAATTTCTAATGCTTGGCGTACCAGATAAGTGGTTTTGCCAGATCCGGCTACCGAAATGATCAGTTTATTATTTGGCAATTGCATCAAGGATATATTTTGGAAATTCTAATTCTTCGCTGGATTTAAAAATTTTCAATGCACAAGCTGTTTTATTTGAGTGCATATAAAGATGCAATTCTTCTTCAGTCTTGTTAACCCCAAGTATCTTATTAATTTTGGCTACTCCATTCGCTTTTAGAAATTTAGGTTCCAAAGTATTGTAATTAAATGACTTTTGACCGATGAACAGCTGTCCCGAATCAACAACTTCGTCAAAACATATTTTGATAAAAGATTTAATGTTAGCACCTAAATAGTCTTTATATTTTTCCTTAATGGCATCAACTTTACCATCACTGTCAGTCACTACGCAGACCGGTTTCTCAATTTTACTAGCAATCTGTAGAAAGCGTAAGAAACTTGTTCCAACAGAAATAACATCTATCTGATCTTGGATTGGGAGTCTTCCGTTGTTTTGATCCATATATGCACGCTGTACTAAAAGTTCATCGCAATCTCCCTCGACTAAAATCGCCTTTTTGCAAAGTATTAATCTAAGAGTATCATAGCCGGGCAATTTTTCAAAAAACTCCTCTGTATCGTGCGGTAGATCGGATAAGACGACTGGAATCTTATTGTCAATTATTATAAGATTTTCGAGCCCAAGTTTGTTGGCTACAAAACTGCTATGCGTAGAAATGAGAATTTGCTTCTCAATACATTTGTCATGAATATCCTGGATCAGTTGATTTAGTTTCGAGTGGGATAGATGGTTTTCTGGTTCCTCAAGAAGTATAATATTGGCTTCTTTGGATTTTTTATGCTCGAGAGCTAATTTGGTCTTTATGACAGCCTGCTCACCCTTTCCAATGTGTTGAAACGGAATGTCTTCAACCGCAGTCAGGAAGCTTGATTCCCAAGCATCCTTAGAGGAAAGGTCTATAGTTAACTTCAATTTCTTTTCTACTGATCCATCGACTGCTATTCCGTTAATTATCTCATTTACCTTTTTTACTGAAAAATCATTGACAAACGCACTCTGTAGGCGCCGATGGGCATGAGCAAGACCATTCCTGTCTTTTTCATCAAGATGATTGCGTAATATATGAGATATATAGACATCAGAACCATTCTTATATCTGCTTGAGCTAGAATCGATCAGAGCGGACTTAACTGGTATCTTTCTAGGAGTAATAGGTTCTCTAGCACAGGTTGTCCAATTTACTTCGTAAAACTCTATGGGCAGTGCAGAGATATTTCCTTCTGACACATATTCATTGTACTCTGATCTGTATTTTTCAGCTAACGCAATTTTAAAACAGATGCCGCACTCGTTCTTTTTAGTACTATTTCCATCACCTTCAAAAAAGGGTAGATCATCACCAGCGATAAAAATCTCAATGCTTATTTCTGGCGGCGGTAATGGCTTAAGTGTATTTAAACTTAGAAGATACTCTTGTACTGATTGATAATTAAAATAATATTCTGAAAGATCGTTTATAAAATATCTTCCATTTGAAAGACCTGATAAAGCAAGATGGATCGCTTCAAGTATAGTCGATTTTCCAGTTTCATTATTTCCTACAAGGATATTTAGTCCTTTTTTTAATTCAAGGCTAAACGTGTCGCGATATGATTTGAAATTCTTTATAATTACTTTACTGATATGCATAGCTAAGAATTTAATGGTGGTTTATATTTTGGTCGGCCATGCGATTTAATTATTATCCTCAAAGCATAAGTATCTGTCAAAAGGTTTTGCTAGTTCGGAATCTGGAACCCAAGGAAATGTACGATCATAACTTTTGCCCTCATAAGATTGTAAATGTTGAACAATGTCATTTCCAAATAAATAGTAAGCTTTTTGGGCGTATGGAGCGATATCGTCCCACTCCAAACACATTCTGGTTGCTCCCAAACTTTCTGGTCCGGTGGTTTTCCATAGTTCCTCAAAATCTTGCAAAAACTGATACCGTCTATCAAAAAGATCATCCTTTCTTTTCCTAATCTGTAGCTTGTAATTTTTTATTCCAATATAAATTCCTATAATGGCAACTGTAGGTGTTAGAAAGGCAGCGGATATAGTAATTATATTTTTTATGAGTTCCATTTTTATTTAGAATTTGTAGAGGTTAATTTTTCCTTTTTTTTAAAAAAAAGCGCCTAATATTTCGGCATCTTCCGATGAAATCTGTAGGTTTTTGCCTAAAAAAGATTTAGATGTCTTTATTAACATCAACAGGATGTCTTGGGTTATATGTTGTTGGTGTTGCGATAAAACAGAGGTCACAAGTTGAATTCATGTTTGGGAGAGTTGATTAGTTTCAGTAAATATATTAAAATTTATTTTCTTACAATTAGCGCTTCTGTCTTATAATCAGAAAATTATATTGTTAATTAAATGTAATGCAGTCATTCTACTATTAACGCAAAAGCTATTTTGTTTTTAATATTTTAGCAGCTAATGCTTTGGCGCTTTCTCTAATCACATGACTCGTTTACTCGACAAAACACACACGATATTGTTTGTACTGCTGTTCGCAGCTGATATTACTTTTTATTACTCTAAAGTAATTGATGCAAATGTATTTCTTGGCGCCTGGGTTTCGATAGGTACAATTTATTACAGCAATTTAAAACTACGCATAGAGGATGATCTATTTTTCAAAGACCTATTCCGTTCATTCAACGAACGGTATGACAGAGAGATGAATGACCTCATTAACGAATTTAAGGGCTTTGCTGCAAATAATCCTCAGTATTAATAGCACCGTGTTCTTTAATATACCAATAAGTATTTGGTAGATTCTCTATTGCTTCTAGCAAAGGTTGATTTAAATAGACTGCCAATATGAACGTAGCTACGAATATTTATCAGTTCAAATACGTTTTTGATTTGTTCAAGCATA
This region includes:
- a CDS encoding ATP-dependent nuclease, which gives rise to MHISKVIIKNFKSYRDTFSLELKKGLNILVGNNETGKSTILEAIHLALSGLSNGRYFINDLSEYYFNYQSVQEYLLSLNTLKPLPPPEISIEIFIAGDDLPFFEGDGNSTKKNECGICFKIALAEKYRSEYNEYVSEGNISALPIEFYEVNWTTCAREPITPRKIPVKSALIDSSSSRYKNGSDVYISHILRNHLDEKDRNGLAHAHRRLQSAFVNDFSVKKVNEIINGIAVDGSVEKKLKLTIDLSSKDAWESSFLTAVEDIPFQHIGKGEQAVIKTKLALEHKKSKEANIILLEEPENHLSHSKLNQLIQDIHDKCIEKQILISTHSSFVANKLGLENLIIIDNKIPVVLSDLPHDTEEFFEKLPGYDTLRLILCKKAILVEGDCDELLVQRAYMDQNNGRLPIQDQIDVISVGTSFLRFLQIASKIEKPVCVVTDSDGKVDAIKEKYKDYLGANIKSFIKICFDEVVDSGQLFIGQKSFNYNTLEPKFLKANGVAKINKILGVNKTEEELHLYMHSNKTACALKIFKSSEELEFPKYILDAIAK